The Athene noctua chromosome 8, bAthNoc1.hap1.1, whole genome shotgun sequence region TCCATGACCTGCTCCCAGGGGCTCTGAGGGCAACTTTTACTCTGGTTCCTAGTGATGTCAGCTCATAAGGCAAGTCCTGCTGATCAACTCTgcaggaaaaacacattttaagaagTCAGTGCAACATCTCCTTGCATTTCCCACgcctcctcccgctgaggccgttTCATCCAAACACCCAGTCAAGAACCCAACTTGaccactttaattaaaatttgcaATTTGTTGGACTTCACGTATTAATTACTCCTTCCCCTTGTAATCTGCAATCTTACTGTCAGTGAGGGAGAAAAATACTAACATTTTATATAAAGGCTCAAACAGATGTAGACTCTAGTGGGGGGCTATAAAAAAGACCAAATATTTTTGCCTGCAAGGGAAGTATGTTCCTGGCAGGAAACCAGATTTTATAGTAATTTTGCTGAACAAGAACAAAACCATTTGAAGAATGTGCATGAGACTCCTGAATGTTAtggtggttatttttttaaaagtttttttaatgtcttgacATTTGCCACCCTGCATAAGTTGGGGTGTTACCTGTGAAAAACAGAGGCAGACAGCTTCAAAGGCAGAGACACCCTAGGATTTCTTAAGAAAAGACCTATCTATTGCATATTTTCATCTCCTGAAATTTAGAGAAAAGGGAAGGGCCAAAAATTATTGAAGATTCACTTCCATTAATCCTATCAGGTCCTGTCTCTAGATGTGACACAGGATACTGCATCTCCTCTCTTTGACCACTGGTCATGCAAATAACAAATAGAATCAGCAAATAATGCTACAAATAGGCAAGAGTCTACCAACAATGAAAACTGATTACATCTCTAATACAGCACTGTCCTaattccttcaaaatattttgcaagccAAAGTTTAtcatgattttaaattaattcacaTTTAAAAGGGAGAAAGCTGGACCCATCTAAGGCAATAAAGAACAGATACACAGACAAGAAACTCATCCTCTTCAGTAACACAGTAAAGAACACAcgtttttcttcaaaattttatttcaatttaaattatGGGGCCAGCCAGATTTTTTTCGATAAGAAACGCATTTTCCTCAGGAGAAATGAAATGCTACCATGGAAGTAGAATTACAATTGTATACacctcttatttaaaaaaaaaaaaaaaaaaaaaaaagcacgaaACCAAAACCTGctcacatttaaataaaacttttagtAATACCCTTAAGCCTTCAAGCAGATAAGAAACCACTTCCAGAACAATAGGGTTTTTTAATACGAAGAGCACGTCAAATGAGCTTTAATTTAAATACAACTTCTTTTCGAAAGCCAACATTCAAATGTttccacatattaaaaaaagtcaCCATAGCCATTGTTTCCAAGGCCTAATATCGAGTAACCTCTATCCCAGTCCAAATGGTTTCACTTCTTTACATATATAAATCTTTAGCACATCTACATTTTTCTAAAGAGGAAGCCTTATATGTTATGGTGAGTAACTTGGCAAATAATGTTTTCGTCCACTCAGCTATGATAAACCAAAATACAACAGACTGTTAGTACTGAACTGTAATACCATCTCATGGCCAATTCTGCCTGCCTGTGATCGTCAGTAAGAACAAggtattttccttcctgtagGTAAAATGATTCCGTTTACAAAGGACACGTTAAGAACCTTTAAAAGACCAATTATAAtgttaaaagcaattttaaacaACTGAGTGAAACCACTCAAGTTTTCTGGGGCTGACTTCCCTTGTGAAGGCTTTTCAAATTAGCTTAAACATCACTTAGGAGTTTCATCTTGCTGATTGCgaaatattttaattaggaaGAGGACAGGAAGCAACAAACATTTTCTATAGCATTTGCAATCAGATTCAGCCATGCAGAATTTGAACTTTCAGACTCCAATCTGTAAGTTTGCTTGGTTGTGATCTTAGCATTACTATATGATGGATAGATACAATTTTAATAACATCATTTAGCTATATTTAGTAGATTCCTTTTGCATGGTCACAGTAACAAAAAACATGGTGCAAaatcagttgggttttttgtttttataaatactGATAGTTTGCAGCATTAAAcaacaaaatcaacaaaattaaatcattttgttaACCTAGGACATTTATGAAATTGTTTCTTGAAGTTGGAGGGAATTAAATCATTCACACAACTACTGTACTGAGTTATTTACTGTAAGAAATAAATGATGCACTGTAGGCTCCCCAGAAGTAAGAGGAACCAATATTAATTTAGCATAATCTTTGCCATTTGCAGAGCTGGTGAGCATAATGCTATTTAATTGAATAAGGCCAATATTATCCAGTAAGAACAGAGTATAAAGGGTTCCAGTTCTCATTTCAGCCTACCCTAATTGATGGCACCCCATTAGGTAAGTGAATACAAAGAATTtgtttgagtttgttttttttttttccttttaatgctgCAGTACTTAAGATCGTTAAATCAGCATTTCCATGTGATCTGAAGTATTCAATTACATATGAGCATTCATTTTGCAAAACTCAATATTAGGTAATAGTTACAGACTAATACAATAACATTCCTCTGCTGTACAAATTAAATCATACTTTAAAGAAATGAGCAGCCTAGGAGTTATATACAAAAGAAACCAGCAAGCATTGttgaaatgaaatgcaaaatgtcACTGCTAGGTCTACTGCCTGAAATACctttaaagtaaaattaacaAAAACCCTCAGAACATATTTCCAAGTTTACAAGTCAATTCTCAGAAAAatcatgtcaaaaaaaaaattctataaagCAGTGAAAGGCATATATACATTTTCCTTATGAACCTTGAGATTTCACTCTTTTAAAAGTCGCTAAGTTTCAATATCAGTTTATTTGCAAGACAACTGTTTATCCCAATAAGCTCACATCTTAGATACATTTCCCCTTTGATTACAAATAAAGCactgcacaggtttttttttttaaatcaaggcaTATAATCTTATACTATGGTGCCAGGTATGCACAGGTCATGTTGTGCTCGTATCTCAAACAAGGTAAGTGCAAACATACAGATTTATTCAGATTTGCAAGCATGCAACCTGTACTTAACTACATTAATACCTTCTCTCCTAAACCAAACTAGTATCTATATGTTTGCTTTCACGAACCTAGAATCTTTCTTTTCAGGACTCCTAAAACAAGCAGTGTCTTTGAATTCTGAAATGACACAAATATCAAGAAAGTCCACATTGTGCAAGAAAGCAGCAGCTATGTTTTTCAACTTggactaaaaaagaaaaaaacaaaaaccgtTCACTGAACAGCAGATTAGCAGTAATGTTCCTCATGAATCGATAAGAGCGCCTGATGCTGAATATCTAACAGCAAATGCTGAATTTGGGTTTAATATTTTAAGGGTTTATTGGAGATTAAGCTTCTTGCTGTGCTGGTCTCTTCAAATCCCTGATCTGTTTAACTAAATAGGTCTTCTCATCATTAAATTGTTCATCCTCGGTCCTGTCATTCTGAAACTTGCTGAGGAACTCAATAAGTTTGGTCTGGTTCTTTAGAAGGATGTCTAATATAGGCTGTGTCTTGTTAGGATTGGCTACAAACACctgcaagaaaattaaaaggcatTTAGCATAATAGCAGGAAACAGAAGgctaaattaaaaaacaaacctagCCAACAAAACAGTGACGACAGTaacttaaaattatgttttaattattCTGTATTCCAGTAtctctacagaaaaaataatggaGTAAATgcaagctttaaaataaaattatactccttttttttattagaaaagaaGCTGAACACCAGtaccaaaataaattaaatttgcaGCAGGTGACTAGACAATACCCTCTGCAGAAACCACTGAAGACACCTCATAGCTGAATTCTGTAGCAAATACATGGTTTCATATAACATACAGAATCAGATGGGTATCTTAAAGCTCACTGAAAACTTTTATACCTCGAGTTGTATCTCCAAGCTCTTAGCTATTTGTTTGTCTGCTGCAAAGTCAGAAGGTATCTGCTATAAGGTGTCTATTACAGTTTAGGCTTTGAAATTTTAGGTGACTTGACTAAAATACCACTACCCTTCATACCCATGCATCACATATAGATCAAGCACCAGGATGCTTCATGATTTCATACGAAATCATGCATTCCTCCTTATCTTACTGCACTTCatctttcttaattaaaaaattttctaaaaaagGGACTTTCATGTGATTGTCAGTGTAATCTAAGTGGTTTCTAAACAGAATTCTGAAGATGCAAAGATAGCTATTTGTAAAGATGGATCATCATAAAGACAAACGTTGGCTCTCTCTTTATTTAACCTTTAAGTAGACATTAAGATAAGCTCCATTTGGGCACAGCTAACTGGTTTACTCAACTAAACAACTTCTGGTGCGgttcttttgttgtttcttttattgtgggatttttttaaacataccttAAACACATGAAAGGCCTCAAACTGAATGTTACGACTCTTGTCTCGTAGAAGGTTCATCATTAGTTTGAGATTTTCAGGTTTACTGATGTACTTTGTCATAATTGTGAAGTTGTGTCTGTCCAATAACAATTCACCAAGAAGCTAAGTGGAAACaagcacaaatggaaaaaaagactgACGTTGGACATAAGAAACAACTTTTTTCATAAGTGCTTTCAAACACACTGAGGAGTTGACACTGGTCTGTAATATTGTAAAAATGGAACTCAAATGTCCAGAATTTCTAAGTGCAGGGTGCATTTTCCTCTTATTTCAATGATGCAGTTCCTCCTTTTTCTCAACATGTGAAAAATAACCTTTTGATCCTCCCTTGTTATGAACTGGAATTTAAAAGAGAAGTCTTTCATTCTTATTTCtccattatttcattttttctttttcatttatacaGAAGCTATACATCACTAATAAGAATGtgggacactttttttttttttttaaaaaaaaaaaagcacttcaaatgagaaatatttaagaCTTCTTTTGCTACCTTCTTTGTCCAGAAGGGAGTAGAAGAGTACCCCCCACAAGTAACACTCTTGCTACAAGTTATGTATTATATTTATGTTCACTATTTTTCACCTACTTGAACGTAAGATTAGTACTGCTCTAGTCACATCATGTGAacctttattaaattatttaaatgtgtcCAGATTTGCTGAacgaaaaaaaaataatcaacaaaaaTGAACATACTTGCATATAGCCATTTCTACACAGGGAAATGACTTTGGTGTGTGCTGGATACTAAATAACGGAAGGACTGGGCTAAAGAGAAGTAGCTGATCCCAagaattaaaacatgaaaaatgaaaataaacactaTCCAAGGCAGTTACTGAAGCCATTTCAATTCCAATCAACCCACCCTGAAATTAAAGGAATTCTCTAACTCTgcatttaagaagaaaataaaattgcctTACCTTAAGTGACTGCCTCTTTGTCACATAATTTTCTGAATGAAGTAACTTCTCATATTCACTGAAGAACTAAGCACACAATAAAGAGAAGGGTTAGGACCTTTCCAAGTGTTACACACAACTCTTCCAAATTATTGTAACAAACTGGAGGAGATGCAAATCCATaataaaaaagttaataaaatctgaaatctcAGTAGGTTCCTGTAAGTCActattatttaaacattttatatgcttaaaaaaaaagtacttactCTTTCAGGAGCCTTTAATGTTTAGATTACAATGTGGTAGAAGTAGTTATCTCATTATTTCTAAGCTATAATAGTTCCTGGCACTGAACACTGTTCATTGATTTCAGGAGTCCCCAGTGGGTGGAGGAGGGCTATCTTGAATGCTTTGGTTGTTATGGGTTaatagagacaaaagaaaaagacaaggaaagggTTCCCTCTAGCGGAAAAATCAGACCTAGTTTTCACAAACTAGATTTCTGCCACCTCCACTTGTTTTCACACCTTTCTACAAACAACAATAAGTTCTCGATCTTAATTTTACTGCTTggtagaaattactttttcaattaGTTTAATATTGTGTGCAAATTTCCAAAAGCAAATCTAATCAACGAATTAAAATACTGATTTCTTCAAATAAGATACACAGAACTagaaaattcagaatatttaGCTCACCCTATCATAATGTTGCTCCAAAAATTCTGCACTTAGCAACTTGTGTCTTGTAAGTaaatcctgtaaaaaaaaaaaaaaaagcacaaaaccaatatttccattaaaatatttaaatagtatGTTTTTATTTGAACAGTGAGTACACATAAGACACCCAAGAGAAAATGTTGCTATTTCATTAAACAAAGACATTTAGGACATGAATGCAGTTACCTGGACACTGCTAAGGATCTTGGCATCACTTAGGAAAGGTCTGCGATGTGTTATGTTAATTCACACAGGTAAACAGCCTGTGGAATTACCACTGAAGAATGACATTTATGGATCAAGGCTATGCTCTGCACAGAACTACACACAGCTAAGGTTAAGACCCACTGTTTAATACTGAACAATATTATGCTTACAGTCCCAGAACTGGTTGTTTTAGGGCAACAAAAAATTTCCCCAGACAAAGCATCAGCATCAAATATACTCAGGTTCATAACAGGAAGAGGAGGAGTTTGCTCACTTGAGAAGTTGAGACACACAAATTTAAAAGCCCCTGACATGGAAGTGTACATGTATTCAGCTAATGTGTGACAGTTTAAATCTTGCTTTTTAGAATAAAAGTTATCAGGAACacagtaaatatatatttaaaggtATGTCTTACATTCtgagaaataaggaagaaacCAGTGTCCAGCTTACCCATTTGCACcacaactctttttttcccctctctaggTTTGTTTTGCGCAAGAATGTTATACACATCATCTGGGTTCACACAGCAGAGAGATACAGAAATAGTAATTCCAATGTTGTATGTAAATTACCTTGAAAGTGGCAAATGCATCCGAAGCAATGTCAAATGTTGACATTTCCACGTATCTGAAGAAATCATAGAATTGTTCTGACCACAAGATTATTTTAGCAAGTGGTTCATGCCTGATGCATTCTCTAAGCATTATTCCACAATTTAGGGCAATTTCTGGAGATTcgtacctattaaaaaaaaaacccaacaaagatTCTTTATACATACCTCACAAGTTAGCACTGCACCGCACTGCTAGTTACAGTTTTCAATGctatcaagcaaacaaaaattcaaGAAGTTATTTCAGCATTAAGCTCCACTTTTAAACACGTCTATGAAATATTGCTGAAATAATTACCAGTTAAATGTCAAATTATAGCAAATACTAATGACTTTCACAAACTGAGAAACAAGACTGAATATTTTCATCATACTCAAAatcaggttggggttttttttcatattggtGGGATCAGAGACATCTGCAAAAGCTGTAAGCAATTTCTGTCTTGAAAGCTGGCTGCTTCAACATGACAGCAATTTACATAAAGCTATCCATGATATGAGCATGAAGGATTAATAATACTGGACATAAATTCATGTCTCCTCTTTCATTAAACCATTTTTCAGCAGCACCAGCTACTCTACACATCACAGGCTTCAAGCCTGAAATGCTTGGCAACAGTGTCCTCTAATTCTAAGGACAATACTGAACACCTCCTCTGAGCCTGAATCTTCATTGCCTCCAGCAAAGTATTTGCAACTTCTGAAAAGAGACCTCTGGAACATGTCCATCACTGATTTGATGGAAGTGATGAAGCTGTCTCTGATGGCTTCATTTAGAAATTGTTGCTACACTTCCTTGGCAGGCTTTCTTGCTCAAATATTACAGGGTTCTCTCAGCTGATTTTAGCATACACCACCAGCAGCTGTCAAAATCTCACAACGGTTTAAGACACTTTTGATAGAAATACACCTTTGTACTTGCTACTATCTCCTCGTTTTCCCAAGTAAGCTAGTAATAGTACCCTGGCTGAAAATGGAACTGTCTCTGCACACCAGCATGTTGCAATATAAACTATCCCAGTCTACAGAAAAGTTATGTCTGTTGTTACCTAACTGGTTCTGGAGCAGTCAAAGCCTCTTATATATCTTCCTGCCTCTCACCTAAATAATCCTTTGTCCTATAACATTGGAAGCTAATTTAAATGCACCAGAATAATTCAGGAGCAAAGTATCATTGTGCATATTAAGCACCAACTctattaccatttaaaaaaaaaaaagtcttctgaattaattttcatgttAAACCCTGCAATACTTCCCCATTTAGCCTGTCATGGAGATTTGAAATCTACTGAACTTTTTGCAACTCATCCCATAGTTTACATTTACATAAATTTGTCTCAGTTGGATACAAGATAGAACATTTAAGTCACTAAATGCCCATTTCAAACATCCTGACATGAATATGTGTTTCAGCAATCCCTGTCAGAATAATGCTCTCTGAAGAGTGACAACACAAACTAAAAATTAGGACGAATGTGTTACATCCCTCATTCAGTCACATATCAATGAGAGCATGCTGAGAAAGTAGTTTCATCTCTCTGCACCTCAGATGTCTTTGCCTTCTtatgtaaattattttgaaatagtgCTGAATCAATATTTTCTTCCATGTTATGCCACAATTAGTAATCCTTTTGTCCCTCTAACATTTAAATCTCACTTCCCCCCTCAGAATCAGGGCTGtgatgcagggggaaaaaaaaggcacttctGGCAGACGGGTGTAGATCTTACACTTGTATGAGTTGAAGCAAATATTGCATACTGCTTCTGGCGCTAAACCTTTGGAGTCAGCATGAAACTAAAAGATGTAGAACTCCTGCTTTGTCTTTTCCGGTGGCTTACACAAATGACAAAGATGAGGTAAACGTAGAGAtgttacaataaataaaatagcCTAATATGCCATGTATGTGGCAGGTTAGTCAGCATCTCTAATGACGACTATGAactatgaaaaaggaaaaacaaaataaatcttcctgttttaatgtttaaaatatacTTGATTATCCTCATATCTCAATGCTACCAACATAACACAGGCAAGTATCTTACTGAGAAGCACAGCCTTTTCATACATCCTCTAGCTATCCCCGTAGGTCGAGTAAGTACTCATTAAGTGCAGTAAGCTCACCCAGCAGCTTTAACACAAACTTTAAAACTAGTACTTGAAacagctacattttaaaaatggtttattAATGTTTGATGAGCTTTTCTGTCCTAAAATAACACACTGGAATTGCAATTTTCAGAACTTTCTTAATGTATGTTATTAGAAATGTGAGCAATTCTTTTTAAATAGAGACATCACATTCTCAATTtgttaaaatcttattttaacattaaaatgttaaaCACAACTTTCTACTTTCATATTTGAGATCCACAGCTTTACATGTGCAACCACATATTCAATATGGCACGATTCTCCAAAATCCAGCACACCAGATAACACAAGAATAGAGGAAGAAACAGCCATCTGCATGTACCATATGCCCCAAATCATTCTTTCTCTGGTCAAGTTTGAGTTGGTGCATTTCTCGCTACAGGAATATAAATTGCTACGAATAAAAAGTCTAAGACCAAACTAAGACCAGGGGATAGCAGAGCAAAATGGGTATGAGAGCAgttaaaggaaagaaacagcCTTCAACTCTTGATTAATGAGTAAGTTCACAAGGAAATAGTTTAAATAGGATCAAACAGtatactgaaaggaaaatgtctGTACTACTCCAGTAAGAATATTCTAGGTTACTAACTGTTCTCAATTTTCAGTCATATTTCATATGACCCAAATTTTCCTTTACTTAGAGGAATTACTggcccccaaacaaacaaaaaattaaaaatccaaacaaatcaAGTGTACcgtaaaggaagaaaaaacatttcagaactcACTGCTTCTTCATGAATTTAAAAACTTCTTCATGTAAAAGCATATTTATGCTACACAGTCTACATACCCTTTTAATAGCATGAACAATATATTCTGTTGAGTGCAGATGTATTCAACTGTGGGAGTTCTTGTACCAATTTGCCTTCTGAGAATGTTGTTGAAAATTTGCGCAACATCTTTTTTGCCCTGTCAAAAACATTAGCAGTTAAACACATAATATTCAAGTCCACTAGGCAAGTTAACAATTAAACATTAGCATCATCTCATGCATTCACACCATGTGAATTCTGCAGTTCAGTCAGCCTCTGTACTCTGATCTTAAACAGATCAAATATGCTGTTTCTTTATCCCCATTTCAAATATGCCAAAGCACTCAAAACATTACATCAAGTTGCAGCCAGATCACAGGTAAATTACATTAGCAAGTAAAGCCAGTTGATGTTTCATCTGATAATTCTACGTAGGATCAATCTCCTGGGCTTGTTTAATACTTCTTTTTGTTAATAACATACCAGTTTTTAATTGTGCTCTTGCCTGAAATTGTGTTTCTTCAGTATTCCATTATCAGAGCTCTCCTCTTGTCTAAGAGCACAtaatcacacacagaatcatctaggttggaaaagaccttgaagatcatccagcccaaccattaacctaacactgacagttcccaactacaccagatccctcagcgctatgtcaactctactcttaaacccctccagggatggggactccaccacctccctgggcagcccattccaacacccaacaaccccttctataaagaaatgcttcctaatatgtagtctaaaccttccctggtgcaacttgaggccattacctcttgttctatcacttactactaggctaaagagactcatccccagctctctgcaaactcctttcagggagctgtagagggcgatgaggtctcccctcagcctcctcttctccagactaaactcccccagttccctcagccgctcctcatacaacatatgctccagaccctgcaccagctttgttgcccttctctggacacacttgggtaatttaatgtcctttttgtagtaaGGGACCCCATTAAGAGCATGCAGAGCATTTCTGACTGCAGTGTTAACATCCAACATAAAACTATAACTTACagaagctaaataaataaataaatctacaAAGAGAAATCATCCATTGACCTAAAATGCAAGTCTCACATTTTTCAATGCACAAATGAAGTACACATAAAACCAGGATGCTGGAATTCAGCACAGATTATACACAAGAAAATGCACAAGGATAGCAGCAGACTGTATAAAAGGAGCTGGGAATGTTCTCCGTGGAATATATATGCATCtcctatttatttcttctgtcagACCATAGCTAAAGATGACGAATTGGTAGGGACATCTAACAAAAAGCTGATTATAAATATAAGCACTTCTCACTGTCATTCACATGCACCATTTAAAAGCCAGATTTCTGCAATTAACCTTCTAATTTGGATTGCCATAAAGACAACTTCAGGAATACGTGTTATCAGATCTAATCTAGAAAAAGCATAGGCAAATTTATACTAAACCTGGACTTGCAAATAAAGGCCTGTTAAGCAACTTCACCTGAAGGTTCCCTGAATGTTATACACAAAAACCATATGCAGATAATGTTTCTGGAGAACAGCTGTACTATAAATGCCCTGAGTAACATCATCAAGATTTTGAGAAAAAATGCAAGGCATATTTAATTAACAAGAATTTTAAAGACAACAgcaattattcaaaattatttcagttttctaataaACAACAATAAGCtgcataagcaaaaaaaaaaaaaaatcaaatgtttatAAAAATGTAGGAGGACTGTAGTTTTACAAATGGCATGTTTGTGAATCACCATGGATGGTTTTGTAGAGTGTTGTTTACAGGATATAAGAGTTTGTTTGTAAATGCTTGTTTTCTCAATTACAATTCCATTGAAAGCCAGCCCAAAGCAACACCAGAACTCTTTGTTCTGAAATGAGTAGAGCAGTGTTTCCAGAAACCGCTTTAGTCAAACTCCACATAATATAGTCATCAAGTCTCATTCACTAACATTGCCAATTTTGCACTGGATCTGACAATTTGCTTTGGATTCACCAGCAAGAACAGCATTTCCTTATTACGCACATAATTGAACTGATAGTGGTACACAGTAATACCAAAGCTAGTTATTGTTAGGAGGATGTATTGCTAAGTGATCTCATGGCCTAACAAGAGCAAACAGACACTGAACCCTGTGCCAATAGTCACGACTACGAGAGGTGAGAGGGAGACTGTGCTAGTATTGTCTTTCGAGCAGAAGGATTCAGGCTCCCTTGTGCAAaagaaattttgggggttttgttcttcatttaaaaaaaacaagaacaaaaagaacaGTTCCACAAGGGATACCATCTCTCCTAGAGACACACTACCACAAATCAGCAGGCAGATACCAGTCTTACGAACTTACTGGTTAAGTAGATGGTTGTGTTGACTGCTTTACTTGGAAAGAAAGCTTCCAGATAAGGATACCATTTTAAACAGGTCTTTACATACAGCAAGGTCTGGACAGGCAGACAGTTTTTTAATCGAAACATCAAAACATTAAATTTGTAACTCTTCTGGTTTTTACACTGTTatttttctgagggtttttaACACACTATTCAGATTCAAATACATTTGAGACAGTTCAAGGGTCAGAGTGAACAGTCCCCGTCTATTAATTAGCTGTCTATTCCTGTTCTACAAGGAAACCTTCTTCAGGAGTAAGAGTAAAGTTCTTGACAAAATAAAAAGACCTTTACTTCATTATTGAATGACCTCAAGCTGTAATGGGGCACCAGAAGGAATAAATGCTAGACCTCCTCTTCAAGTTTAAGAATCAACAGGAAATTAAATTCTTATCTCCATCAGTAATGGAAACATCATTTCAAATGCAGTAAACCCCCACTACAGAGATCTGGAGTATCAAAGCAAACATCTGATTGACTTTGTAACAGCTGGGAAGCTAGTGTAGGTTTGGAGCACAGGTGTGTTGATATCAATTCTAGGTCACAATAGCTGGACAGTCTGCCAGATCCCATCCTTAAAAAGCAGACATGGTCCAGTCTAGAAAGCAGTGTAAGTGACGTGTTCTCTCTCTAAGAGGAACCGTCATATCCTCATGTAACAAAGCAGCAGAAAGTCTGCAAGCAGGAAACTACCCGCAACCTTTTCAGGTCCCCTTAGAATAAAATGAATAGTTCTCCTTAATGACAGCAAGCTTGTACGAATTGTTATCATTCTTCATTACCAGGAGAGAATGAAGGTTTCCTTCACTAATAACCAGGCTGAGTAAACATCAAGCTGATAAGAATCTAGAGGTCAGCAGAATCCCAATGACGTTTCATGATTTCCTTTCTTCAGCAATTAAAGGCCATCACATGTCAGCATTCCCCCTCAGCTTTCCCAGGTCTCCTTGCTTATTTAACAATCTGAATGCTTGGTATAAACAGTTGTGTGGGTAGGGAAAAAATACCACTGTATTACAGTTAAACACAAATCAGAGGGAGTTAGGGGTAGGGTggaggggagagaagaaagaacaagGAAGAAAGCCATTGTTTTTGGAATGTCACACTACAATAGGACTTTAAACTGTTGTGTTTGCATTGTGAACAAGTTGTTTATGAACAATCTCATTTTTAAGTAACCTTAGCAGGATGGTCTTTATTGTCAAGGCTGTGAGATACATGGGATCTGGCTCCTTTCCTAGACAATCACATGCTTCTTGTGGGATATCAGGGAAAATAGGCAAATCCAAATGTCCTGCAATTTCTTGTAACTAAATAGGGCAATTTTTCACTGTTGCATTGGGAAGCAAAATTATTCTATGTGATGTAGTGACAAATGTCAGGTAGAGGTTTGTATAAAGATACATT contains the following coding sequences:
- the CAB39 gene encoding calcium-binding protein 39, with the protein product MPFPFGKSHKSPADIVKNLKESMAVLEKQDISDKKAEKATEEVSKNLVAMKEILYGTNEKEPQTEAVAQLAQELYNSGLLSTLVADLQLIDFEGKKDVAQIFNNILRRQIGTRTPTVEYICTQQNILFMLLKGYESPEIALNCGIMLRECIRHEPLAKIILWSEQFYDFFRYVEMSTFDIASDAFATFKDLLTRHKLLSAEFLEQHYDRFFSEYEKLLHSENYVTKRQSLKLLGELLLDRHNFTIMTKYISKPENLKLMMNLLRDKSRNIQFEAFHVFKVFVANPNKTQPILDILLKNQTKLIEFLSKFQNDRTEDEQFNDEKTYLVKQIRDLKRPAQQEA